The window CGTCACCTTCGCCCATAGATTGCTGCGGACATGCAGATAGGGCGTGAGCCCGCCGTCCGCGGCCATCTCGAAGCGCAGCCGTTGCTCGGCGTCGCACCTCACCCAATCATCGACATTGGTGCGAAAATGCAGCACACGGCCCTGCCCCTCGCCCTCGCACTGCATTTCGACCGCCATGAACGGCGCGTCGTCGACGCGAATGCCGACCTTTTCCACTGGCGTCACTAGAAAGTGTTTGTCGCCCTCGCGCTTCAGCACGCTGGAAAACAGCCGCACCAGGGCCGGGCGCCCGATCGGCGTGCCCAGATAAAACCAGGTTCCGTCGCGGGCGATTCGCATGTCCAGATCGCCGCAGAACGGTGGATTCCACAGATGGACCGGCGGCAGACCTTTCGTGCCGGTTGTGCGCGCGGCGGCAGCGATCTCCTCCAGCGCATTGCCGGTCTGCGGTCCCGCTGTCTGCCCTTGCTTCGCCATTGTTTAACCCGACGCTGATGACCATTGGCCCGCGAGTTGGCTCGAATTGGCACGATTGATGCACATTCCAGTCTCAAACTCG is drawn from Bradyrhizobium prioriisuperbiae and contains these coding sequences:
- a CDS encoding DUF1285 domain-containing protein, whose protein sequence is MAKQGQTAGPQTGNALEEIAAAARTTGTKGLPPVHLWNPPFCGDLDMRIARDGTWFYLGTPIGRPALVRLFSSVLKREGDKHFLVTPVEKVGIRVDDAPFMAVEMQCEGEGQGRVLHFRTNVDDWVRCDAEQRLRFEMAADGGLTPYLHVRSNLWAKVTRALYYDLVELGEERIEDSHAKFGVTSSGAFFAMSDSLRTDPMSN